The genomic window GCACCAATCTGGTTGCGGTTGACGTAGATATTGCCCACATGAATGCGCTCGATGATTTGCTGTACACGGTCGTCAATGCGTGTATGCAGGCCAAAGGTCAGCCCGTAGCCTTTGTCATTGATGGCATCCACTACCTTATCGATATCCCGCGCCTTAAAGGTAGCCACATGCAGCACCGGCCCGAAGATTTCCCGTTCAAGGTCTTCAATGCCGCCGACTTCAACCACCGCCGGGGTCACAAAGGTGCCGACCTCTGGCGCAGGCAGGGTTTTCAGTACCTTGCCGGCTTTTTGCTTGGCGGCCACGTAATCACTGATCTCGGCCTGGGCGTCGGCATCAATGACCGGCGAGACATCCGTATCGGTATTCCAGGGGTCGCCAATGGTCAGGGCGTCCATAGCGCCATCCAGCATATTGAGCAGGCGCTCGCGGGCTTCTTCCTGAACGTAAAGCATACGCAACGCCGAACAGCGCTGACCCGCCGACTGGAAAGAAGAGATCAGGATATCGCGCACTGCCTGTTCGGTCAGCGCGGTGGAATCCACGATCATGGCATTTAGCCCGCCGGTCTCGGCGATCAGTATCGCATCCGGCCCGGCATTTTCGGCCAACGCCTTATGGATGATCTGGGCAACCGGGGTGGAACCGGTAAAGCACACCCCGGCAATCCGCGGGTCACTGGTCAGCGGCCCGCCCACTGTGGGGCCATCGCCGGGCAGCAGCTGCAGCGCCGCTTCCGGCAGGCCCGCTTCACGCATCAGTTCAACGGCCCGCGCGGCAATCAGTGGGGTCTGCTCGGCGGGCTTGGCCAGCACCGCATTACCGGCTGCCAGGGCGGCGGCAATCTGGCCGGTAAAGATGGCCAGCGGAAAGTTCCAGGGGCTGATGCACACAAAAATCCCTCTGGCATCGCCGGGCTCTTCGGCTTCCAGCCGCTCGCCTTCGTTGGCGTAATAGCGCAGGAAGTCCACCGCTTCACGCACCTCGGCAATACCATCAAACATCATCTTGCCCGCTTCCCGGGTGGTAATCACGGTCAACTCGGCAATGTGTTCCTCGTAAAGATCGGCAATCCGGCGCAGCACCTCGGCGCGCTTGGCTGCTGGCTGTGCCGACCACTCCCGGAAACCTTCTTCGGCGGCATCAAGGGCGCTGGCGACCTCTTCCGGCGTGGCTTCATACACCTGCCCGACCACTCGCGACGTATCCGCTGGCGATAACGCATCCCGGGCAGGCCCTTTGGGCGCCGGGCTGCCCGCCAGCATGGGCGCGGCTGTCCAGGTGGTGTCGGCAAAGCGTTCACGGGCATCAAGCAGCGGCAGGATGGAGGCGGGTTCGTTGATCCGGTAGCCGCGTGAATTCTTGCGATCCGGGGCAAACAGCTCGCCGGGCTGGCGGATCAAGGGGCTGGACACCGCCTCACCCAGCTGCTGCATGCCCGCAATCGGGTCCCTGGAGACTTCGCTGGGTGAGATGGATTCATCCACCACCTGATTCACAAACGACGAGTTGGCGCCGTTTTCCAGCAGGCGGCGCACCAGATAGGCCAGCAGATCACGGTGCGCTCCCACAGGGGCATAGATACGGCAGTGGGTGCCGTCTGTTTCCTTGACGATATGGTGCAGCGATTCGCCCATGCCGTGCAGGCGCTGGAATTCATAGCTGTCCTTGTCATCACCGGCCATGGCCACCACGGCCGCGCAGGTATGCGCATTGTGGGTGGCAAACTGCGGATAGATGCGGTCACGACGATCAAGCAGCATCTGGGCGCAGGCCATATAGCTGACATCAGTATTCACTTTGCGGGTAAACACCGGGAAGGTTTCAACGCCCATTTCCTGGGAGAGCTTGATTTCAGTATCCCAGTAGGCGCCCTTGACCAGCCGCACCATGATCTTGCGGTTGTAGCGCTCAGCCATGGCATGCAGGGTTTCGATCATCGGCGCGGCGCGGCGCCCGTAGGCCTGCACAACAACCCCGAAGCCGTCCCAGCCCTCCAGGCTATCATCGGCCATCAGCGCTTCGATAATATCCAGTGACAGGTCCAGCCGGTCCTGCTCTTCGGCATCAATATTAAAGCCGATATTGGCCTTGGCAGCCTGCTGTACCAGCTCTTTGGCACGCGGCAGCAGCTCGGCCATCACCGTCTCACGGTGGGTGTATTCATAGCGCGGATGCAGGGCTGAGAGCTTGACCGAGATGCCGGGGCTACCGCGCACGTCGCCCTTGGCCTGCTTGGCAATGGCGGTGATCGCTTTGGCATAAGCCTTATGGTAGCGAACCGCATCCTCATCGGTGCGCGCCGCTTCGCCGAGCATGTCATAAGAATAGGTATAGCCCTGCTTTTCCAGCTCACGAGCATTTTTCATGCCCTCTTCAATCGTCTGGCCCAGCACAAACTGGCGGCCCAGAATCTTCATCGACTGGCCTACCGCCGTGCGCACCACCGGCTCGCCCATCCGCCGCACCAGACCCCGCAGCGCCCGCGTCGGGCCCTTGGGGTCGTCATCCAGTACCTTACCGGTCAGCATCAACGCCCAGGTGGAGGCATTGACCATCGAAGACGATGACTTGCCCAGGTGTGCGCCCCAGTCGGACGGTTCAATCTTGTCGTGAATCAGATCATCAATGGTTTCTGCATCCGGCACCCGCAGCAGGGCTTCCGCCAGGCACATCAGGCCGACGCCTTCAGAAGTTGAAAGCCCGTATTCGGCCAGGAAGGCCTCCATCATGGAGGGAGACCTTTCCTTGCGTACCCGCGCGACGTAGCTGGCGCCCGCTTCCGCGACCTTTTTACGTGCGTCCTCTGAGAGTTTGATACGCTCGACAAGCTCGCCAAGCACCTTGGCTTCTGCAGCGGCGTAGTTGGCACGAATGCGCGCACGCTGCTTGCTGACAGTGGCATCCGGGGTTAGCTCATTCATGGTTGATTCCTTCTGGCTGCTCAAGAACCTGGGTGCATGTAGTGGTTCGGCAGCATTGTGATTGTTAAATCATCATGCAGAAAAAGCCTGTTGAAGTTCTCAACGCTAGGCAATGTTGTTTTACCCAACCTTTGTTTTAACTCATCCTGCTTACTCAATCAGAGTGGCGCCTTTTAACCAAAAGCGCCAGATTTGGGCTTTATGTAGCCCACATCAAAGGAGCCATCATGACGCTTATATTTGAGACAGCAGATGAACAACAGCGCTGGTTTGCAGTAGATGACGGGGTCATGGGCGGCGTTTCGCACAGTACGTTCAGCGTAAGCGAAAGCTGCGGCTGGTTTCACGGAAAGGTGTCATTGGATAACGGCGGTGGGTTTGCCTCGGTGCGCCGCCAGCCTGACGAATTTGAAGCACGTCTCACCCAGGCGGCCGGTATCCGCCTGACGGTAAAGGGCGACGGCCGCCCCTATCAGCTGCGCCTGAAAAGCAAACTGTTAAGTGACGCCTGCGCTTACCGGGTGATCATGACGCCACAAGCCGATGAATGGGCAACCCTGAACTTTCCCTGGCAGGCCTTTGAAGCCATCAGGCGGGGCAGTCTGCTCAGCGACGCCCCGCCATTGGAGGCCGCCAGCATTACCCAACTCGGCTTTCTGATCGCCGACCGAACCGCTGGGCCCTTCTGCCTGGGCGTCCAGCGGCTGGAACCCTCAGGTCATCTTTAACGGCTGTCCGGCTTATCAGACTGAGACTCGGATTCCGACTCTGTTTCCAGCTCAGACTCTTCTTCTGAGTCTTCCTCCTGAACAGGATCGGGGTCCGGGTCCAACGGTGCCCCTTCTTCATCCACCAGCTGATGATCATAGGCGGCCTGGAGACCCGTATCCTCAGGCTGCGGCTCTTCCGCTTCTTGAGTATCGGCTACCGCTTCCTCGCTCTCGGTGATGCTTTCTGTCCAATCTGCAAAGTAGTCGATATGCCCCGGGTACACCGGCGACAGCACCGCCGCCAGAATGCCAATCGAGGCGAAAATCGAAAACGCTTCGGCATAACCGACACTTTCCACCAGCATACCCACGACGGGAGACCCGGCTGCCTGCCCCAGCGCACAGGCCATAAAGGGCAGCACAGGCCCTACTGATAAGCGCCCCGGCAAAAGGCGGATACCGGTCATCAGGTACAGGCCGGTCAGGCTCATATAAGCCATGCCAAACACCAACGCTGAAAATATCGCCAGGCTAAGATTTCCCGGGCTGGCCGCTAGCAGCACCAAGCTGGATGACAGCATCATCAGCATCAGGGCCTGAGTGATGGGTGGATTGTTACGGTCGGCCAGGTCACTGATGACAGCGCCGCCCAGGCCGGCAAGGCCAGCGGCAAACCATAGCCAACCGGTGTGATTAGCAGCCAGGGCGCCCAGGTTGACCGCCAGATCCGGCGCAAACAGCCAGTAGGGTGACGAGACAAATCCCATGGCAAAGGCAAAGAGAGTCAGCCGGATCAGACGTGACCACTGCAGCCGCGTTAAGGTAGGCGGCGGCGCGGCGTTAGCGGGAACGACTCTTGAAACAGAAGGAATGAAGTACCAGGCTGCGACCACCCCCAGAACCGCCAGAAAGGCAAAGCCTTCATAGGTAACCCGCCAGGCATCTGCCAGGAAGACCACGGTGGGTACCGCCACCATGATGCCAACGCTGGTACCCGCGTTCATTATCGAACTGACCCGCCCGTGCATGCTGCGGCTGACTACAGACTGCATGGCTGCCGACAGAGCAGGCATCATCAAACCGGTGCAGATACCGCAAACAAACACACCTGTGCCCAGCATGATGGCATCCGAGGACTCGCTGACCAGCCCCAGCCCCACCACGCCCAAGAGGCCTGACAGCACTGCCAGATAACGCGCCCCCATGAGATTGGCTGCAAGCGGCGCCACGGCAGTCGCCAGTACAAAGCTGATAAACGGCAATGCACCGATAACACCCACTTGGTAGGCAGATAGCTCAAGCTCTGCACTGATTGAGGGCACGAAAAGCCCGAATGCAAAGCGCGCCAGACCGTAGCTGATGGCTACCAGTGCCGCACCGAATAAGGCAAATCCCATGCTCGACAAGGCTCTCATTGCGAGTGCTCCTTTCGGTGATCGTAATACCAAGTCGCATTCTCTCAGCGACATTCGCAATGAGCAATGCAAGAATAATTCAAGCCGCCAGCCGGAATCATTACGCCAACCAATGGTCAGTCGTACACGTTAGTTATCAGCAATTTTCAGGCCAACTTCTCACAGATAGACGCTCTTTGAATTCAAACATTTTACGAAAGCATAGGACGGCAAGGTCAGCAAGTCGTCATTAACAGAGGATTAACGTTGTTATTAGCAGCGGGACTTTCTGCTACAAGCCCTACTACACTGCCTACGATTATAATGCACGGTGATGGCAACGGTTGAGCAGAGAGCGTTTGGGGCATATCAACGAGTGTGCCCACCAGCGATTGCTGATCAGGTCGACTGGCGTTCGCCACCAGCATGATGGGCCAATGATCAGGCAATCCAGCCTCCCGTAACCCCTCGCAAATCGCTTCGACCTTGGAGAGCCCCATGTAAAACACCAGTGTCTCGTCGCGTTGGGCAAGTGCTGACCAGTCCGGCGTACCTTCCTCACGACAAAGCTGTGCGGTCACAAAGCGGATCTGCTGAGCATGCCCTCTGTCAGTCAGTGGTATACCCATACAAGCAGCAGCTGAGGAGGCGGCCGTAATGCCGGGCACAATCGTGGCCGACAGCTGTGCTGCAGCTAATGCCTCAAGTTCTTCACCCATACGACCAAAAACCGCGGGGTCGCCTCCTTTCAAACGTACCACTGACTTGCCCTCACGGGCCAGTTTGACCATCAGAGCGCCTATTTCAGGCTGGGGAACGCTATGCAGCCCCCTTGCCTTGCCTACGTAATAACGCTCGCAACCAACAGGAATCAGCGCGAGTACGTCATCACCCACTAAACGGTCATACACGATTGCATCTGCCTGACCTATAAGCCGCGCAGCCTTGAGTGTTAACAACTCAACATCACCACTTCCGGCCCCTATGAGATACACATGACCCGGCTGAGAGCTATTCTGTATAGCCAATGGTTTATTTTTAATATCGTTGCCACGCCTTGCTTCCAAAAAGCTAGAACCTACGAGATTCATGAGCCGTGGTAATGAATGGCACCATTTCAGCAGTGAGAATTTATTTAATACACGCATGAAAGCGCTCCTTTTTAAACCTTGATTTAATCAGCAATACTGGTGGACAACCCTTTAACGAGAAAAACTCTCATTTAATCTTGATTCTGTAACAAAAAGCCCCTACTCCACTTTCGGCAAGCCAGAGAAGGACTTTACAACAGGTCATTACAGCAACAGTCGTCAGGCAGTGAAGGCTTAAACCAGTTCTGTGATGGCATTATGAGCTTCCTGTTGAATAAGCGACCTGACTTCCGGTAAGCAGGAACCGCAATTGGTGCCACAGGAGAGAGTTTTACCAAGAAGCTCTGGCGTATCCTGACCGTCAGATATGGCTTTTATGATCTGGTTAGCGGAGACTTGAAAACAACTACAAATGAGCTGGTTATCTGTTTGCGCACCAGAAAGTGTAAAAATAGCGTGCCTTGCTTCGAGTGAAAGGTTTTGACTGGCGAAATGCTGATCGATTGCTTTAACTTCCAACTGGGGGCGCTCCCTGCTGACGACCAGCATCCAGGCAAACTGCCCCTGATCAAAACCGGCGGCCCGAAAAGCGCCTTCTTGGGAGCTTTCCAATTGCATTTGCGGGCGCTGCCCTAAAGTCACTTCACACCAGGCACTCCAATCCTTAATGCTTTGGCAACCCGCAAAGACATAGCTGTGACTGTTGGCCAGGGATTGTTCAGCCAGATAATCTGCCTGCAAAGGCTTGTGTAATGGTTGGGCAATCAGAAGCTGGGCCTGCCAGGCAACTTGCAACGCTTCAAGTTGCACACGGCCCTGCTTGAATTCAGGTTGCCCGGATACAGGATCACAGAACTGCTCAATCAACTGATTGCACAGCCCCTTGTCAGTGAACTGGCGGTTCCAATGTATGGGAATAAAAATTTCACCATGCCTTTGGCCATGATTGAACCGTACACGCCCCAGATAATCACCTTGAGGATGACTCAACCTGGCTAATCCTTGATCTTTCAGGCCAACTTGAGCGGCATCATCAGGGTGAACTTCAATAAAAGGTTCGTTTCTGTGTTGCATTAAAGCAGGTGAGCGCCCTGTACGTGCCATGGTATGCCACTGATCACGGATGCGGCCGGTGTTCAAACGAAAAGGATAAGTTGGATTCAGTTTATGTTCAGGCGGCCTGGATTGAATACCTATAAACTGTGCACGCTGGCTGGCAGTGAAAAATTTTCCGTGCACAAAAAGACGTTCAGTGCCTAAAGGGTTGGCAGCATTAACAGGCCACTGCACAGGCTTCAGGCCGTCATAGGCCAAATCTGTCAGATGCTGCAATCCACTGATATCAAAACAACGTTGGCCTTGGTTTTTGAAACCAGACAAAGCGGCGTGCTCACGAAAGATATCTGCAGGCGAAGAGTAATCAAAAGCCTGGCCATGACCCAGGGCTTGTGCGATCTGGCAGATAATTTGCCAGTCATGACGTGCTTCGCCGGGAGCAGGCAAAAAGCCACGCTGGCGAGAAATTCGCCTTTCTGAATTAGTCACCGTACCGTTTTTTTCAGACCAGGTAGTGGCTGGTAAAACGATATTCGCCAGCTCCAGTGTATCTGTTGAGGCGGCTGACTCTGAAATGATGACCAGCTCACATTTTTCCAGCGCTTCACGGACAAACTGACTATCAGGCAGGCTAACCAAGGGGTTAGTACCCTGAATCCAAACCGCTTTGATTTCACCAGAATGAATGGCTCTAAAAAGATCCAGAGCTTTATAACCTTCCTGTCGAGTCATTCTGGGTGCCCGCCAGAACTCTTCTACAAGCGCCACTTCCTGATCAGAAAATCCCATATGAGCCGCCAGCTGATTGGCCAGGCCACCAACCTCTCTCCCCCCCATGGCATTAGGTTGTCCCGTAAGGGAAAAAGGTGTGCTACCTGGTTTGCCGATTCGCCCCGTCGCCAGATGGCAATTAATCAGCGCATTCACCTTATCAGTACCACTGCTGGACTGGTTCAAACCTTGGGAAAAAAGACTGACCGTTTTAGGCGTCTCTGCAAACCAGTGAAAAAAAGTCAGCAGCTGGTGCTCAGGAACATCCAGCTGGCTTACAACCGCTTTGATATCCCCTGCTTCCGAGAGGGCCGTCAAAAGGCTGCCCGAAAAGTGGTCAGTGGAACGGCGGATAAACTCCTGGTCCACGTATTCATGTTCAGATAGATAAACCAGTAGCGCATTGAAAAGCAGAGCATCGGTGCCTGGTTTTAAAGCCAAGTGAAGGTCGGCCTGGTCACAGGTGGCGGTTAGGCGTGGATCGATGACGACCACCTTGAGTTCTGGGCGTTCCTGTCTAGCGGCTTGAATGCGCTGATAAAGCACCGGATGGTTCCAGGCTGTGTTCGACCCGACCAACACCAACAAGTCAGCCAGTTCAATATCTTCATAACAGCCAGGCACAGCATCTGCCCCGAAAGCCCGTTTGTGGCCAGCAACGGTGGAAGCCATGCAGAGTCGGGAGTTGGTATCTACATGGCTGCTGCCAATAAAACCTTTCATGAGCTTATTGGCGACATAATAATCCTCTGTCAGCAACTGACCTGACAGGTAAAAAGCCAGACTTTTTGAACCATAGCGATCAATAATACTTTGTAGCTCTTGAGCAGTCGCTTCGATGGCTTTATCCCAGCTGACCCTTTCTCCCGCAATTCGTGGATATAAAAGACGCCCTTGATGGCCACCTGTTTCCGATAACTTACTGCCTTTAATACAAAGGCGCCCCAGATTTGCCGGGTGCGACGCATCACCGGAAGTAGCAACCAGGCTATCATTTTTAGCGTTAACAGTGGCCTTCACGCCACAACCAACACCACAATAAGGACAAGTTGTGAAAACGCAACTCGTTGCATGCTTGTTCATTTTCGATAGTCCCAAAAAAAAGCCTGCAATCCCTAAATTTGTTTAGGGATTGCAGGCTGCGTTGCCTGAAAAGTTTCTTGTTGAATCGTTATGACGCTGATACATACAATGTTATAAGAAAAGCAATTTTCATGCCAAAAATTTATGTCTTTAAAAACAGTTATTTATATATTGACGATACTTGGCACCAAAGAGAACCTGCACTTTTGTAAGGCAACCGCGGTGGCTTTGCTCTTTTTTAGGGACGGTGAACCGACGTTGACCAGTGAAAAACCAGTTATCTGGCTTGAAATTTATCTGCATCGTGCTGCGAATTACGATGTTGCCTACGCCTCCATGCAGCTCTCTTTACCCTTACTCATTGATTTACAAATATATTATCGCCAACCAAAAAATTATAAATTTTCTAATTTAGCAAGACAAATAACGATAAGGAACAAAACTTGCTACTCACCTGAAGAAGATTCAAGTAACCAGACAAGGTGGGTAATAACGAATGACCAGCACACGTAACCGTCTAGCCAAAAACTACTTGTTGGCTGCTAAACATTGTGAAATACATGGCCTTGAATATCTGGAAGTGACCTGTGAGCTGGTAGCTTATGTCAGCCAACTGATTCATGCACTGCAAAAAGAGCGTGGGCTTTCTAATGTACTTCTTGCGTCACAAGGGAGTCATTTTGGTGATCAGCGCATCGAACAAGTCCAGAATTCACGGGAAAAGGAAAGCCAGCTGGATCAGTTCTTACAGGAATTGAACCCGCAAAAATGCCACGACAATGGACGGGTTAGACAGTTTATTCGCATTGCCGCTGTTCTTCAGGAATTGGACCAGCTGCCTTGCCTACGCCAGAAGATTCTTGAGCAGCACTTACAACCTGAAGAATCAACTGAAGCCTTCACTCATTTGATAGGTGGTTTATTGTCGATTGTTTTTGAGGCAGCAGACGCTTCAGCTGACCCTGAAATCACTCGCCACCTGGTCGCCATGTTCAATTTTATGCAGGGTAAGGAGCTGGCAGGGCAGGAAAGGGCCTGGGGTGCCAGTGGTTTTGCAACGGGTCATTTTACTGAAGAAAACCAACAGCGCCTCTGTCATCTTGTTGAACGTCAGGAAAAATGCTTTGAGCTCTTTGAGCAGTTCGCAGATCAGCATTCACTCCAGGCCTGGCAGCAGCTCTTTGAAGCTACTGCACATAAAGAGTTGTTGCGCTTGCGACAAGTCGTCAAAAAATCAGGCAAGAATGAAGGAATTCCATCCAGCTTCAGCGAAGTCTGGTATGAAGTTGCGACTGGCCGTATTGATGCCATGAAAATCATAGAAGACCAACTGGCTACGGCCCTCAAAAAACTTTCTGAACGTCGTATCCAAAGAGCCAGGGTCGATCTTAAGAACCATCAGGAGTTCCTGGATCAACTGGCCCAAGAGCCGACAGACGCGCCTTCCTCTTTATGGGTGGAAGGTCAGATGAGTGGAGTAGGACGCTCACTCTGTGAATTGGTACAAATTCAGGCCCAGCATCTGCAACGGGTACAGGATCAGCTACAGGAAGCGCGCCAAGCCCTGGAGGAACGCAAGTTGGTGGAACGTGCCAAAGGCTTATTGATGCAGCATCGTCGCGTCACAGAAGAGCAGGCCTATCGCCAGTTACGTAAAGCCGCAATGGAACAAAATCGACGCCTGGTTGAAGTGGCGGAAAGAGTCATCACCACGGTTGAGTTACTTCAAGGCTAAAAGTAAAAAATGCGCTCTTATGTTTCATTTCAAAACCAGTGTGCACTGCAACAGCGCTTAAAGAGCCATAGCCCTGCAAGGCGAGATAGAGCACTTTTTTATTTTAAGTCGATGATTTTTAATAAAAATAATTTTATTATGTTTTTCTGGCATGAATCATGCTTAACATCTGACTGACAATTTATAAATGGATAACGGCGTCCACTTCCCTACTGCTCAAAAGCAGCTACTGGAAGTGACGCCGTTTTTTTATGTTTACGAGGTACAGATAATGAAAAAAGCTGCTCAATCCCAGAGCTTGATTGGCCTAGGTCTTGCCAAGGCAACGCTTCTTAGTGGTGTCCTGATCTCTGGATCAGCAATGGCACTAGGCCTTCCTGAAAAAGAAGATCTGACGTTTGGTTTCATTAAACTGACTGATATGGCTCCCCTGGCCATTGCCTATGAAAAGGGTTTCTTTGAAGATGAAGGGCTTTATGTGCAGTTGGAAGCTCAGTCTAACTGGCGAGTTCTGCTGGATGGGGTCATTGAAGGCCGGTTGGATGGCGCTCATATGCTGGCTGGCCAACCGTTGGGAGCAACGGTGGGTTTTGGCACTGAAGCCCATATCGTTACTGCCTTCACCATGGATCTGAACGGCAATGCCTGTACCGTTTCCAATGATGTTTGGGAAATGATGCGCCCCAACCTGCCAACAGATGATGAAGGCAAGCCTATTCATCCGATCAGCGCTGAGCATCTGCAACCCGTGATTGAAGAATATAATTTTATGGGTGAAAACTTCAATCTGGGCATGGTTTTCCCAGTTTCTACCCACAACTATGAATTGCGTTATTGGTTGGCTGCTGGCGGAATTAATCCAGGCCTCTATGCTCCCCAGCGTGGAGATACCTCAGGCACCCAAGGAGCTGGTGTACAAATCTCAGTCACACCTCCCCCGCAAATGCCCTCAACGTTGGATGCAGGCACCATTCACGGCTACTGTGTTGGAGAACCCTGGAACCAACAAGCGGTATTTCGTGATATCGGTGTTCCGGTTATTACAGACTATGATATTCGCAATAATATAGCTGAAAAGGTGTTTGGCGTCAGTAATGAGTGGGCTGAGGAATACCCCAATACTCACTTGCGTGTTGTCAAAGCCCTGATTCGTGCTGGCCACTGGTTAGATAAAAATGATAACGCTAATCGCGAAGAAGCCGCTCAGATTATCTCCAATAGCTACTATGTCGGAGCTGATTATGAAGTGATTGCCAACAGTATGACCGGTGTCTTTGAGTTTGAAAAAGGCGATGTGCGCCCTGCCCCGGATTACAATGTCTTTTTCCGCTACAACGCCACTTACCCCTATTATTCCGATGCCATCTGGTACCTGACCCAGATGCGCCGCTGGGGGCAGTTGCCTGAAGCCAAGTCGGATGACTGGTATGCGGAAACAGCCCAAAAGGTTTTCCTGCCGGAAGTTTACGAGGAAGCCGCTGCATCACTAATTGCGGATGGCCTTTTTCAGCCTGAAGATTTTCCCGATTTTGAGCAAGAAGATGGCTTTAGATCTATTGATCACACCACATTTATTGATGGCATCAAGTTTGATGCGCATCAACCTAACGAGTATTTAAACCAATTCTCAATTGGCCTTAAAAACGATGACACCCCTTAAATTTAATTCATTTAAGGTAAGAGGGTTAATATCATGGGTGCAGTTCTATTTAAATTAAAGCAAGTTAGCCCTACAGCATGGAATAGTGAAAAGCTACGCGAAGTCCTGCTGGGCAGCCTTTTCCCGATCCTAGGTTTGGCCATCTTTTTGTCACTCTGGCATGTAGGCGCACAGCAGATCAACACCTCCCTGGGTACTTTCCCTAGCCCGGTAGAGGTAGCTGAGCAGTGGTCCAATTTGGTGGATGAACATCAGCAAGAGGGCCAGCGTGAGCGGGCATTCTATGAGCGTCAGGAAGAAAGAAACGCCGCCATTCTTCAAGAGAACCCGGATGCAGAGGTACGCTGGCGGGAATTCCGGGGTCGCCCCACTTTCTTTGACCAGATTGCAACTAGTCTCTGGACTGTTTTAAGTGGTTTTTTCCTGGCAACACTGATAGCTATTCCGTTGGGCATAGTTATTGGGCTTAACAAGCATACCTACAATGCTATCAACCCGGTTATTCAAATTTTCAAACCTGTTTCACCCTTGGCTTGGCTGCCACTGGTAACTCTGGTTGTTAGTGCTCTCTATGCTACTGAAGATCCGATGTTTTCACGCTCTTTTCTGGTTTCAATGATCACTGTGACGCTTTGCTCACTTTGGCCAACGCTGATCAATACTTCAGTGGGTGTGGGTAGTGTTAATCAGGACTTGAAAAATGTCAGCAAGGTTTTGAGGCTGGGTTGGCTGACTTATGTCATCAAGGTGGTCATACCCTCCGCTATACCCATGATGTTTACCGGTTTACGCCTTTCACTCGGGATTGCCTGGATGGTGTTGATTGCAGCAGAAATGCTCGCACAGAACCCCGGGCTTGGAAAGTTTGTTTGGGATGAGTTTCAAAATGGCTCTTCCAGCTCTCTTGGCCGTATTTGTGTCGCTGTACTGGTGATCGGTGTGATCGGGTTTCTCTTGGATCGGGGCATGCTGCTCATTCAGAGATGGGTTAACTGGGACAAGAGCGCCATTACACGCTGATCTATAGGTAATCAATCATGAACGATAAACATTTAGTACTCACTCAGGCAGGCATGGAATTTCCCACACCTAAAGGGCCTTTCTGTGCGTTAAAAAACGTTGATCTGAAAATTTCCAAAGGCGAGTTTGTTAGCATTATCGGTCACTCTGGATGTGGAAAATCTACGGTTTTGAATATGGTTGCCGGTTTACATTGCGCAACTTCTGGCGGCGTTCTGTTAAATGGACGTGAAGTCAATGAACCGGGCCCTGAGCGCGCCGTCGTATTCCAGAATCATTCTTTGTTGCCCTGGATGAGCTGTTATCAGAATGTAGAGTTGGCGGTTAAACAGGTATTCAAGGGCAAAAAAAACCGTGCTGAGATGAAGGAGTGGATACAGCACAATCTTGCTT from Halomonas sp. CH40 includes these protein-coding regions:
- the cobA gene encoding uroporphyrinogen-III C-methyltransferase, which encodes MRVLNKFSLLKWCHSLPRLMNLVGSSFLEARRGNDIKNKPLAIQNSSQPGHVYLIGAGSGDVELLTLKAARLIGQADAIVYDRLVGDDVLALIPVGCERYYVGKARGLHSVPQPEIGALMVKLAREGKSVVRLKGGDPAVFGRMGEELEALAAAQLSATIVPGITAASSAAACMGIPLTDRGHAQQIRFVTAQLCREEGTPDWSALAQRDETLVFYMGLSKVEAICEGLREAGLPDHWPIMLVANASRPDQQSLVGTLVDMPQTLSAQPLPSPCIIIVGSVVGLVAESPAANNNVNPLLMTTC
- a CDS encoding molybdopterin-dependent oxidoreductase, with translation MNKHATSCVFTTCPYCGVGCGVKATVNAKNDSLVATSGDASHPANLGRLCIKGSKLSETGGHQGRLLYPRIAGERVSWDKAIEATAQELQSIIDRYGSKSLAFYLSGQLLTEDYYVANKLMKGFIGSSHVDTNSRLCMASTVAGHKRAFGADAVPGCYEDIELADLLVLVGSNTAWNHPVLYQRIQAARQERPELKVVVIDPRLTATCDQADLHLALKPGTDALLFNALLVYLSEHEYVDQEFIRRSTDHFSGSLLTALSEAGDIKAVVSQLDVPEHQLLTFFHWFAETPKTVSLFSQGLNQSSSGTDKVNALINCHLATGRIGKPGSTPFSLTGQPNAMGGREVGGLANQLAAHMGFSDQEVALVEEFWRAPRMTRQEGYKALDLFRAIHSGEIKAVWIQGTNPLVSLPDSQFVREALEKCELVIISESAASTDTLELANIVLPATTWSEKNGTVTNSERRISRQRGFLPAPGEARHDWQIICQIAQALGHGQAFDYSSPADIFREHAALSGFKNQGQRCFDISGLQHLTDLAYDGLKPVQWPVNAANPLGTERLFVHGKFFTASQRAQFIGIQSRPPEHKLNPTYPFRLNTGRIRDQWHTMARTGRSPALMQHRNEPFIEVHPDDAAQVGLKDQGLARLSHPQGDYLGRVRFNHGQRHGEIFIPIHWNRQFTDKGLCNQLIEQFCDPVSGQPEFKQGRVQLEALQVAWQAQLLIAQPLHKPLQADYLAEQSLANSHSYVFAGCQSIKDWSAWCEVTLGQRPQMQLESSQEGAFRAAGFDQGQFAWMLVVSRERPQLEVKAIDQHFASQNLSLEARHAIFTLSGAQTDNQLICSCFQVSANQIIKAISDGQDTPELLGKTLSCGTNCGSCLPEVRSLIQQEAHNAITELV
- a CDS encoding nitrate- and nitrite sensing domain-containing protein, producing MTSTRNRLAKNYLLAAKHCEIHGLEYLEVTCELVAYVSQLIHALQKERGLSNVLLASQGSHFGDQRIEQVQNSREKESQLDQFLQELNPQKCHDNGRVRQFIRIAAVLQELDQLPCLRQKILEQHLQPEESTEAFTHLIGGLLSIVFEAADASADPEITRHLVAMFNFMQGKELAGQERAWGASGFATGHFTEENQQRLCHLVERQEKCFELFEQFADQHSLQAWQQLFEATAHKELLRLRQVVKKSGKNEGIPSSFSEVWYEVATGRIDAMKIIEDQLATALKKLSERRIQRARVDLKNHQEFLDQLAQEPTDAPSSLWVEGQMSGVGRSLCELVQIQAQHLQRVQDQLQEARQALEERKLVERAKGLLMQHRRVTEEQAYRQLRKAAMEQNRRLVEVAERVITTVELLQG
- a CDS encoding CmpA/NrtA family ABC transporter substrate-binding protein, which codes for MKKAAQSQSLIGLGLAKATLLSGVLISGSAMALGLPEKEDLTFGFIKLTDMAPLAIAYEKGFFEDEGLYVQLEAQSNWRVLLDGVIEGRLDGAHMLAGQPLGATVGFGTEAHIVTAFTMDLNGNACTVSNDVWEMMRPNLPTDDEGKPIHPISAEHLQPVIEEYNFMGENFNLGMVFPVSTHNYELRYWLAAGGINPGLYAPQRGDTSGTQGAGVQISVTPPPQMPSTLDAGTIHGYCVGEPWNQQAVFRDIGVPVITDYDIRNNIAEKVFGVSNEWAEEYPNTHLRVVKALIRAGHWLDKNDNANREEAAQIISNSYYVGADYEVIANSMTGVFEFEKGDVRPAPDYNVFFRYNATYPYYSDAIWYLTQMRRWGQLPEAKSDDWYAETAQKVFLPEVYEEAAASLIADGLFQPEDFPDFEQEDGFRSIDHTTFIDGIKFDAHQPNEYLNQFSIGLKNDDTP